A region of Microbacterium suwonense DNA encodes the following proteins:
- the erpA gene encoding iron-sulfur cluster insertion protein ErpA, with protein sequence MSDIALTEETTAAHSVSLTDAAAQKVKSLLEQEGRDDLRLRVAVQPGGCSGLIYQLYFDERFLEGDETIDFDGVEVIVDNMSVPYLEGASIDFKDTIAEQGFTIDNPNAAGSCACGDSFH encoded by the coding sequence ATGAGCGACATCGCACTGACCGAAGAGACCACCGCCGCCCACAGCGTCTCGCTGACGGATGCCGCGGCGCAGAAGGTCAAGAGCCTTCTCGAGCAGGAGGGCCGCGACGACCTGCGTCTGCGCGTCGCCGTCCAGCCCGGAGGATGCTCTGGACTGATCTACCAGCTCTACTTCGACGAGCGCTTCCTTGAAGGCGATGAGACCATCGACTTCGACGGGGTCGAGGTCATCGTCGACAACATGAGCGTGCCCTACCTCGAGGGCGCTTCGATCGACTTCAAGGACACCATCGCGGAGCAGGGTTTCACGATCGACAACCCCAACGCCGCGGGCAGCTGCGCATGCGGTGACAGCTTCCACTGA